The following coding sequences lie in one Methylosinus sp. PW1 genomic window:
- a CDS encoding di-heme oxidoredictase family protein, which yields MALLFLSAGAPYENPKLDGDAFSRPLAGLDEGFLRGFRQGSALFHQAWVIGPSQDQTEITGLGPLYNRLSCIACHVKNGRGPAPDPENGIARAMVVRLGPPGRDAHGGPLRHPAYGGQLNPEGNPGVPGEGRAIVTFDEIETRLSDGETVSLRRPRLSFRDLAYGPLDDNVRISLRNAPPVFGLGLLEAVPDDEIMRHAVGQGRGRPNHVYDMAAGRIALGRFGLKANQPDLRQQIANAFAEDIGISSYLFPEPNCTAAQPECRAAAGQEIELTYTRLEASLAYMRGLAVPARRNQDDPRVAKGEALFREIGCSACHRETMKLGPVGFAPWLSGAEIHPYGDLLLHDMGEGLADGREDFEAGPRDWRTPPLWGLGLAGRFGTPADFLHDGRARTVTEAILWHGGEAEDAARRFRGLTRAERGELLAFLGSL from the coding sequence TTGGCGCTGCTTTTTCTTTCCGCCGGCGCGCCCTATGAGAATCCCAAGCTCGACGGCGACGCTTTCTCCCGGCCCCTGGCCGGGCTGGACGAGGGTTTTCTGCGCGGCTTCCGGCAGGGGAGCGCGCTGTTCCATCAGGCCTGGGTGATCGGCCCCTCGCAGGATCAGACCGAGATCACAGGGCTGGGACCGCTCTATAATCGGCTCTCCTGCATCGCCTGCCATGTGAAGAACGGCCGCGGCCCGGCGCCGGACCCGGAGAATGGGATCGCCCGCGCCATGGTGGTGCGGCTCGGACCGCCCGGCCGCGACGCGCATGGCGGCCCGCTGCGCCATCCGGCCTATGGCGGGCAGCTCAATCCGGAGGGCAATCCGGGCGTGCCGGGCGAGGGCCGCGCGATCGTGACCTTCGACGAGATCGAGACGCGCCTTTCCGACGGCGAGACCGTCTCGCTGCGCCGCCCGCGCCTTTCGTTTCGCGACCTCGCCTATGGGCCGCTCGACGACAATGTGCGGATTTCGCTGCGCAACGCGCCGCCGGTTTTCGGCCTCGGCCTGCTCGAGGCCGTGCCGGACGACGAGATAATGCGCCATGCGGTGGGCCAGGGCCGCGGCCGGCCGAACCATGTCTATGACATGGCGGCCGGCCGCATCGCGCTGGGCCGCTTCGGCCTCAAGGCCAATCAGCCGGATTTGCGGCAGCAGATCGCCAACGCCTTCGCCGAGGATATCGGCATCTCCTCCTATCTCTTCCCCGAGCCCAATTGCACTGCTGCGCAGCCGGAATGCCGCGCGGCCGCGGGACAAGAGATCGAGCTCACCTACACGCGGCTCGAGGCCTCGCTCGCCTATATGCGCGGCCTCGCCGTGCCGGCGCGCCGCAATCAGGACGATCCGCGCGTCGCCAAAGGCGAGGCGCTGTTCCGCGAGATCGGCTGCTCCGCCTGCCATCGCGAGACGATGAAGCTCGGCCCGGTCGGCTTCGCGCCCTGGCTGAGCGGGGCGGAGATTCATCCCTATGGCGATCTCCTGCTGCACGACATGGGCGAAGGGCTCGCCGATGGGCGCGAGGATTTCGAAGCCGGCCCGCGCGACTGGCGCACGCCGCCGCTCTGGGGCCTCGGACTCGCCGGCCGCTTTGGAACGCCCGCGGATTTCCTCCACGACGGCCGCGCCCGCACCGTCACGGAGGCGATCCTCTGGCACGGCGGAGAGGCGGAGGACGCAGCGCGGCGGTTTCGCGGACTGACGCGCGCGGAGCGGGGAGAGCTGCTCGCATTTTTGGGGTCGCTCTGA